The Anomaloglossus baeobatrachus isolate aAnoBae1 chromosome 5, aAnoBae1.hap1, whole genome shotgun sequence genome includes the window ttgaccacaaatatgcaaattaaacgctgcagaaaaaaaagcaaagtgcagacaggatttctgcttttcccatagactttgctggcaatcaaaaacgcatgcgttttagcgcaaaaacgctgctgctaaaaacgctgcagaaacgcggaaaaaaacgcaacgtgcgaacatagcctaaagctacCCGATAATCTCGCCAAATTCAGGTAGCTGGTCATCTAGCCAGTGCTTTAGGATTAATCGTTAAACCATTAGGCATATAGAGTGAAACAAAATCGGACTAGCTCCCCCTCCCTCCATAGATTTCTCACCCTCGCCTGACTCACAGTGGAATAGGTATCTCAGTGGACTCAGAGGTATGTTTTTCTTCCACAACCTCTCCGCCATATTTCTTATGTTTTCCCATAAAGCTCTTACTGTTGGGCAGTCCCAAAGACCATGGAAAAGATCTGCATCTCTGAGCTTACATTTTGGGCAATGTATTATACGTTCCCTCATTGCAGCTGACGCCGGGATGTTGAATGTTATGATTGCCCTGTGCATAATTCGGAACTGCGTATCCCTCCACACCGCTCAGTACACTTTTCCTCAAGATTCTCCATCCATCTAAAATTTGTTGTCCTATCTCCATACCTGTCCCTCCCAATTGCTGCACCCAACTTTTAAAAATTTGATCTGGCTCTTTCTGGATAAAAATCCCTTTGAACCATCTATATAATGCTGTTATGGTTGTTGTTTTTTCTCCCATGGGAAAAAGAAAGTCGTCCATGACACGCGTTTCTTCCTCGACCCGCACCAGTAGGGACATTACCAAACCCTTTATTTGCCCGTATTGTAACGCCTGGTGTGCCCTCAGCCCAAATTTATCTACTATCTCCTTTTGCCTCATCCATCTGTTTTCTTCCTTATGAAGCAAATGTGCTACCTTTtgtatccctttttccctccactcctgtaacaagctgttttCCCTCAAAGCCGTGAAGGTGGGGTTCCCCCATAATGGCAAATGCTTGGAAATTCGCCATGATAGTTTTAACATCCTCCGTATTTCTTTCCACGCTGCAATTGTATCTTGGAAGATCACTGTTTGCTTGATTTTAGTGGGAAGGAGGCCCTGTGGTGTATGTAAGAGTGCTACTATGTTCCATGGGTGAGCATACGCTTTTTCCAATTCCACATCCGAATGCCAAGAAGTATCTTTCAACCAATCCACTATATGTCTGGCCATACAAACTAGATTGTACCCCCGTATATTTGGTAAATTTGTGCCTCCCTCCTCCTTGGCCATCATAAGGGTTTGCAGTTTTATTTGGGGGCGACGACCTTTCCATATGAATTTTCTAATTGCTACTTCTATTTTCCATATGTCGTTATGCTTTAGCAACGTTGGGATGGTTTGTAAGGGATATAGTAGTTTTGAGAtactcatcatcttcaataggtgTATTCTCCCCAGGAGGCTAAGAGGTAGGTTCTGCCATCTCTCCAGCTCTGTGATTATTTTAGTTATTCCCGGGGGGGAAATTCAAATTATACACCCAATCTATTTTCCGCCCCATTTTTATACCCAagtattttatgctttttttggctAAGGGGATATCGCACACTTTTTCACCTCTGTTTTTCTGTTCATCTCTTTCCCTAAGATAAAGTACCCCGCACTTCGCTTTATTTAACACAAACCCAGAAAAAGTACCAAACTCATCCAACAAGTCTAGTACCCTCGGCAAGTCTCTCTCCACATCGGCCATAAAAAGTATAATGTCATCTGCAAAGTATGCAGCTTTTAGAGTTTTGCTCCCTATCTTAATTCCTTTGTATGGTCCATGTTGTTCTAGTAACCGTGCCAATGATTCCAACGCCAAGTCAAAGAGTAGAGGAGATAATAGGCACCCTTGGCGTGTCCCCTTTTGCAACGAGAAAACGCTCGACAAGTGGCCCGGTATTTGCACTCTCGCCAGCGGGTTGCTGTAAATCTCTCTTATATAGGCTCTGAACTGACCTTCCAAGCCCACCTTGTCCAATACTTTTTCCAACCAGCCCCACTGCACATTGTTgaatgccttctccgcatccagaGTCACCAGCGCCGGCTTCCCTCTCTCCTCCACATCCTTGCCTACGGCGTCGATCGCCAACAGCGTCCGCCTGATATTTGTAACTGCGCTTCTCCCTTTAATGAAACCAACTTGCGCCGGAGCTATTATTGCTGGCAGGACTTCTGCTAGTCTATTCGCCATAACTTTGGAAATTATTTTTATATCTTGGTTGATGAGGGAAATTGGCCTATATGATGCTGGGTTTTCCGGATTTTTACCGTCTTTCGGTATGAGGTTAATATGTGCTAGATTTGACCCCTCTATCTTGCTCGCTTTTTATAAGCCACTGATTGACATTGCATGCTGTTATTTTGTTGTTGATCTACAAGCACATGAAGATCCTTctttacaagtgactctcctagtttttctCCACCTATAACGTATGATAACTATATATTATTAGTGTCCATGTTCATAACTTTACTTTGAACTTCATCTGCCAAGAGGATGCTCACACACTCCGTTTGTACAAGTCAACGTATAACTTATGAACTTCCCCCATAGACTGCACTACATTACATACTGTAGTTTGGTGAAGGGCCGGAGGTATTGCCTAAGGCCCCCATCCACAAAGGAGGCCCCATGCTTCTGCAGCTCATGCATGAAGTGGACAGAGGATGTACAGCATTACTTACAGAGAGTGTATAATGCTGTACATCCTCCATAGTCCTGCTACTTCTGTTTTTGCTAGTGTCTGGCCAGCAGTTGAGATGGAGTGAAGGACCCGGATTACAGCAGTGTGCATACAGGAAAAGAAGCTGCCTGCAATCCTGTCTCTGATGTGTCTCTTTTCTCATCATTATATCTGAACCCTCCTCAACACTGGACCTGGCATGTGGTGTGGCAGATCTAAAAAAGGAGGGTAGTTGTATGTGTATGTTATATTATTATCTTTAGAGCACCATTCATTCTATGGTGCTTGTATATAATGGGTTACATACTAAACACAAAATATAAATTTAAATGAAGAAACTGATAGTGACAGATGTGAGAGggtcctgcccttgcgggcttacattctacacGGTAATGGGGAAGGAGACACTAGGTTAGGGGGTTtgcagcagctctggtggtggtaagGCTGCAGCGGTGTCATTGCAGGCTGTAAGTTTTTCTAAGAaatgggttttcaagttccatcTGAAAGTTTTGAATGTGGTGGATAATCGGACATGTTAGGGCACAGGTCTTGTGAACACATTCGGATTGGGTtccggtttggggctccctcttgtggccagtgctggtagagTTGTTCTGcgtaacagaagccagacagctgacgattggaaatcaggctgctcagactgggccttGTTAGGTTGACCCCTAAATGAgtcacaactgttgccagtgaTGACCGAATGCGGAGAGGGTCCCGGTCACCCCCTCAGCTTCTCTGAACCTCaataagatacagacagagacaggtatCTGCACATAAGGTTAGAGTGTGCGCTCTGAACTCCGAAGTTTATTGCACATACAGGTTTTTATCAAGCTAATAGGGGCGCAGCTATGTTGTGTACAAAAGCATAAATTTCGTTTCTCAGCAAATCATAATTGTCTTTGGCAAAGTATAACTTTATTCATCCTTGGCAGAGCATAATTTTATCTGTCCTTGGCTTTTCTCAGCGACTAGAGCGTAGATGGATCAGTTTGTGCTTCTTGCAAGCGGCGTGGATGTTTAtctactctttcctcacaatcccccctttggCGTGCGTGATGAGACTGGATCCTATCGAGAAGCTGGAATAGCAGGCTGGTCACCGGATACTGTCCAAGCCGCGGGTTGCCTGGGGGTGTGAAGTCTTCAAATCCACATCCATCCTCCGGGTGCTGAGCCTGCATACCTCCCGATAGAGTCACATCATAATACGCCAAGGTGATTCTAAGGGAAAGAGCAGAAAAAAGGGTATATGTTAGAAATTTCATATTGGTGCTGAATAATTACTATCTTCGCATTTCTTCACGCAgcaggaaaacaaagccattagcaatttAAACACTACATAGGCCACTAATaggcagagtaacacttggaatactgattgcagtatcccgattaaccatcctcctattcctttAAACCAGTTTGCGGGGTTGAACATTGAAAATGTATTGCTCCACCATGCATCCGAGctcctgagtacctcctcatcatgtttttttcttaacttttgtatctcagttaggcTGGCTTGcgcttttaaggttccttttgggTCTATGTAGTGACAGCAGCTGGGAcctattatttggcacatccccccttgggccgctgtgaggtaatccagtaccaaagtatgttggttggttacaatgattaattgtctctgtatggcaatggtactatttactgcttgactgcttggagaacctcgaaAATTTGATCGTCAAGATAATCGGTGCTTTCCACCagcttatcatacatctgcattatcatagGGTAGAGGAAAAGGGTACTGAAAAATTTGTTAGCGtggctcatttgaaccacatggggtcggccagtaggcctgtctttgttatctgccgctctctttaccagtaggtggagaggcatttttcctgccggtatatcagtggtattgataatgaaggtggcaggtgTCAAACGGGCTAGGGTGCAAGTGCCATTTACTCccactggtagccatttgtaggcgttGTAGCCACAAATCCAGTAGGTTTGTGGCGGGAGGTCCGAGATGGCAGAATGTTGTTGTATaagtctatgtactatatctataaaggctgATATGTTTCtcagcatacaccatccgggaagttggcctaggggactacaataccctgccgactgttcaccacaggtttctcggccaggcacatatgggtcagaatcattgcaccataaatttccgggtttGGAATAACAAGTGTCaattgtgccttctggaaacaatgaattgtatgcCCACCtgtggtcatgcagatgtctctctaacaagaaaggtttaaatgcatctgtactgtcagaggttcgcccaaaaaTTATTTTAATTCCTTCCTTCGGGATGTTACCTACAATAGGTGTTTTTGTGAAATTACGAGGTACCCAGCTGTTTCCTTTTAAGGCTAAATATTGTTGGGTTCCGGGAAGCCcagtagtaaggttgccttgccaccaggggaaatctacacatcctactattggtatgggtaCACTAGTGTTCCACAATTTTTGATACtttgtgtcattgactgatagtctattgaAACAGTCTCCCCATTGGAACACCTCTTTATTGGTACTGGTATGGCCAAGTAAGGcatagaagaggctgtcacaggtgcgtgtgtacatatccacagtctgtgatctcaagtcttTCTGCTAACACTTCAtagtgggtctcaaatgaattctgccttgGTGTCAAAGGCCCTAAAAaggaagtacacatagaaatacttatcagcagtattaggccttcttgcagtgactAGCATGGACCCATTTCGATCTCCCCtctagtttgacggaggttggtgtGGTCAGCTGGACAATCAAAGGTCCTTCgaatcatggctcgagggtctttctcacgtgcctcTTCAGGCAGACCCGGTAACCAggttttagggagtgggttcctggaacggcatcgggATCGGGTAGAGAAGAATAgatcctttggtgggtttcagttagtttcTGCTGCAGGGAgataacataagacgttaggctatcacattgcagttgtaattcctgcgggaagtagcatcctaatctgggtgccctTCCAAAAAGTATTTCGAATGgtaagagcctgtgctttccctgcggggtggtccttatagagtaaagagctatggggagacattctttccaaggtctaccagtctcctccactgccttagctagtttgagctttagagttccgttTAACCTTTCCACCtttcctgatgactgtgggtggtaaggtgtatgtaaggctgactgaatgcctaacagggaacaGGTATTCTGGAAAATTTGTCCAGTAAAatgggtacctcggtctgactctatgacttcggggagtccaaaccggggtaccagctcacaggtgAATTTCTTTGCTGTGACtttggccgtggctgagctgacagggtaggcctctggccatcctgagaagaggtctacacagacaagtacaaattcatagatgccatgtcttggcagttggatatagtctatttgtactctttggaatggggcaaacgtctttggcatgtgtctttgcaggaTTTTTGTTAGttggcctggattatgctgttgacagatcTGACAAgcatttattctctgggaggcgcatTGTCTGAACCCGGGGGCTACCCAacgaggttgcatctggttcatgattgaatttgtgctaccgtgcgtagggtagtggagtatttggaaaatggcagggaaccaactgcgtggcaggacagaAAGtctgtttaggcgccaaatcccgtccactttttgtgcccccttggcccgccatccggccttttcttacaGAGAGGTTCTGCATtttttcctccgtcgttgacactgtttccgtctcattcaaagggagtaaggctgcttgttttgctgcttGGTCGGCCAAATGATTTCCCCTAGCCTCAGGTGTTTggtccttggtgtgggcagcaatcaTTATGATTGCCAACTGCTTTGgtttcaaggctacttccattagttttttttactgaggctccatgcctgatggaatTTCCTGCCGCTGAGAGGAATCCTCTAGTTTGCCAGATGGTGCCAAAATCTTACACAATGCCGTgttcataggctgagtccgtgtagatgttcgctgttcattCTTCcaaaaactcaattgcccagatgagggcgagaCGTTCTGCTTCTTGGGGAGATATGTGCGGAGGTAGTGGCTGCCTGGTTATGACTTCATGTAGGgttactaccgcaaatccggtgtgAAATTTGCCTGTTTCGTCGGCATATctactaccatccacaaaaagtttgaAGTCTGGATTTGCAAGTGGTGTTGTTTGAATATTGTGCAGGGACTTCGCCTCATGTTGAATGAGTTCTTGACAATCATGGTcaaatggtgcgctgttatgtttgtcactctcttcctctgtctccccTTCTAAACTGGtgaagatcagcaaggtttagactggtAACTCGAGCGAATGAGACGTTTGGGGGTAGTAACATTGCAcattgaagtctgacttgtcttgccatggagaggtgtttcagctgcacttggttgagaacagcatagatatcatggctggtaaggatggtggtcggaaaatcgagtgagatttcggatgctttctgcagta containing:
- the LOC142310553 gene encoding LOW QUALITY PROTEIN: uncharacterized protein LOC142310553 (The sequence of the model RefSeq protein was modified relative to this genomic sequence to represent the inferred CDS: inserted 1 base in 1 codon; deleted 2 bases in 1 codon) produces the protein MNTALCKILAPSGKLEDSSQRQEIPSGMEPQLWICTHAPVTASSMPYLAIPVPXKEVFQWGDCFNRLSVNDTKYQKLWNTSVPIPIVGCVDFPWWQGNLTTGLPGTQQYLALKGNSWVPRNFTKTPIVGNIPKEGIKIIFGRTSDSTDAFKPFLLERHLHDHRWAYNSLFPEGTIDTCYSKPGNLWCNDSDPYVPGRETCGEQSAGYCSPLGQLPGWCMLRNISAFIDIVHRLIQQHSAISDLPPQTYWICGYNAYKWLPVGVNGTCTLARLTPATFIINTTDIPAGKMPLHLLVKRAADNKDRPTGRPHVVQMSHANKFFSTLFLYPMIMQMYDKLVESTDYLDDQIFEVLQAQAVNSTIAIQRQLIIVTNQHTLVLDYLTAAQGGMCQIIGPSCCHYIDPKGTLKAQASLTEIQKLRKKHDEEVLRSSDAWWSNTFSMFNPANWFKGIGGWLIGILQSVFQVLLCLLVAYVVFKLLMALFSCCVKKCEDSNYSAPI